Proteins encoded by one window of Myxocyprinus asiaticus isolate MX2 ecotype Aquarium Trade chromosome 35, UBuf_Myxa_2, whole genome shotgun sequence:
- the b3gnt5a gene encoding lactosylceramide 1,3-N-acetyl-beta-D-glucosaminyltransferase A → MFKNCRRVRKWTFLQLVSMCCILSVLMVCWDQVDHHVVSHVKSYSYRYLISSYDFINKSLSVSPEEAAQFGSFPFLLNNKNICKDQDVLLLLFVKSSPGNFKRRQAIRSTWGNESYISNELGVIVKVVFAMGVHPNMPSKSILQKTLHKEHMNHGDLIQQDFLDTFHNLTVKLLLQFRWTHENCAHARFLMTADDDVFIHLPNLVHYIQDLSRQNIHDLWIGHVHRGAPPIRQKNSKYYMSFEMYQWNSYPDYTAGAGYVVSGDVAAKIYQATLSLNASMYIDDVFMGICAILAGVSPQEHVYFSGEGKTPYHPCIYEKMITSHGHEDDVRYLWKVATAPQVQDISSGLLGKLYCTAVKIMLLCKPYFSNTYSCMAAFT, encoded by the coding sequence ATGTTCAAGAATTGCAGACGAGTTCGAAAATGGACTTTTCTACAGCTTGTCTCGATGTGCTGTATCTTGTCAGTGCTCATGGTTTGTTGGGACCAAGTGGATCACCATGTTGTGAGCCACGTAAAGTCATACTCCTACCGCTATCTGATCAGCAGCTACGACTTCATCAACAAAAGCCTCAGTGTCAGCCCAGAGGAAGCTGCCCAGTTTGGCAGTTTCCCATTTCTGCTCAACAACAAGAACATTTGTAAAGACCAGGATGTGTTGCTGCTGCTTTTTGTAAAATCCTCTCCAGGAAACTTCAAAAGAAGACAGGCCATTCGCTCCACTTGGGGCAACGAGTCCTACATAAGTAATGAGCTGGGTGTTATCGTGAAGGTAGTGTTTGCGATGGGCGTTCACCCAAACATGCCTTCTAAGAGTATCCTACAGAAGACATTGCACAAGGAACACATGAACCACGGTGACCTGATTCAGCAGGACTTTCTCGACACCTTTCACAACCTCACTGTTAAACTTCTACTTCAGTTTCGCTGGACACACGAGAACTGCGCCCATGCCCGGTTCCTTATGACTGCTGATGATGACGTATTTAtccatttacctaatttggtacACTACATTCAGGACCTCAGCAGACAGAACATACATGACCTCTGGATCGGCCACGTGCACCGGGGAGCGCCTCCCATTCGCCAAAAGAACAGTAAGTACTACATGTCTTTTGAGATGTACCAGTGGAACTCCTATCCAGATTACACTGCTGGGGCTGGGTATGTTGTCTCGGGAGATGTGGCTGCCAAAATCTATCAGGCCACCCTGTCTCTTAATGCCTCTATGTACATTGATGACGTCTTCATGGGTATCTGTGCCATTTTAGCCGGCGTCTCACCCCAGGAACATGTTTACTTCTCAGGTGAGGGGAAAACACCCTATCACCCATGCATCTATGAAAAAATGATCACCTCTCATGGACATGAGGATGATGTGAGGTATCTGTGGAAGGTTGCAACTGCCCCACAGGTACAAGATATATCCTCTGGATTATTGGGGAAGCTGTATTGCACAGCTGTGAAAATAATGCTTCTTTGTAAGCCGTACTTTTCGAACACCTATTCATGCATGGCAGCTTTTACATAA